ACTTCAAATCGTTGACTGGTTTCGGTTCATTCATGCCACTAAAACAAGAATTCGTTGAGAAACAAGGTAAAAACTTTGCTTCGAAGCCGGACACATTCCTTTACAACGGACCATTCGTCCTCTCAGATTGGAAAACGGATGTTGGCTGGAGCTATAAGAAAAACGATCAGTACTGGGATAAAGATAATGTCAAACTTGAAGAAATCAACACGAAAATCGTTAAAGAAGTCTCTACAGGCGTCAACTTATACGAAAAAGGTGACATCGATCTAGCTGGTTTAACGAGTGAGTTCGTTGATCAATACAAAGACAAAGAAGACTTTGATACACGTCTTGATGCAGCAATGTACTATATCCAAATGAACTTCAAGAATGACCTCTTGAAAAACAAGGATATCCGTAAAGCGATCGACTCAGGATACGATAAGAAGCAGATGGCTGATGTTCTCTTGAACAACGGTTCGATCCCTGCTTACTACTACGTACCAAAAGACTTCGCGAAAGGTCCAGACGGTAAAGATTTCCGTGATGGCAACGAAGGTTTCGGTTCATATGACGCATCATCTGCAAAAGCATCATTCGAAAAAGGGCTGAAAGCCGTCGGCAAGAAGTCTCTCAAACTCGAACTTCTTTCATACGATGATGACAACTCGAAAAAAATCTCGGAATACCTCAAAGGCGAGTGGGAGAAAAACCTTCCAGGTCTTGAAGTCACGATCAAACAACAACCGTTCAAGAACAAGTTGGATCTCGAGTCTAAAGGTGAGTTCGAGCTATCGTTCGCAGGATGGGGACCTGACTACCAGGATCCGATGACATTCCTCGATATGTGGGTAACTGGTGGACCGTACAACCGTGGTAAGTACTCAAGCGATAAGTATGATTCACTCATCAAATCGGCTCAAAAAGAAGTAGATGCTGAGAAACGTTGGCAGGCCCTCAAAGATGCTGAGAA
This region of Exiguobacterium acetylicum DSM 20416 genomic DNA includes:
- a CDS encoding peptide ABC transporter substrate-binding protein; its protein translation is MEKKKALALVGALTIAGSSLAACSTTDEGKKEGGSTSGDKSSDKQVLNIISGSDIPALSPTVATDSVSFTVLNNVQEGLFRLDENQEATPGVAESVDVSEDGLTYTFKLRDSKWSDGSDVTAKDFEYAWKRVLDPKSGSQYAYIMYIIDGAEAYNTSKGKADDVAVKAVDDKTLEVKLTQPAEYFKSLTGFGSFMPLKQEFVEKQGKNFASKPDTFLYNGPFVLSDWKTDVGWSYKKNDQYWDKDNVKLEEINTKIVKEVSTGVNLYEKGDIDLAGLTSEFVDQYKDKEDFDTRLDAAMYYIQMNFKNDLLKNKDIRKAIDSGYDKKQMADVLLNNGSIPAYYYVPKDFAKGPDGKDFRDGNEGFGSYDASSAKASFEKGLKAVGKKSLKLELLSYDDDNSKKISEYLKGEWEKNLPGLEVTIKQQPFKNKLDLESKGEFELSFAGWGPDYQDPMTFLDMWVTGGPYNRGKYSSDKYDSLIKSAQKEVDAEKRWQALKDAEKTLLEEDQAISVMYQKGVSLLRKPYVKGIVNHKVGADTSYKWAYIEGK